The following are encoded together in the Vigna angularis cultivar LongXiaoDou No.4 chromosome 9, ASM1680809v1, whole genome shotgun sequence genome:
- the LOC108321180 gene encoding uncharacterized protein LOC108321180: MAFYTDSDPVICRAFSLSLKDEALEWQYASNQKQEITPAELVNTKQEKDETLKAFMKRYNEVARRVKDVNHTFNIGNLPSCLRLGYFAEKLYARPPKMMEELQERVVEFISMEDMRISQRKKQQEVYAGGNKKESRQTFNSSDNNGGTFHKDFVRTTRYNHYTPLNTPRVKVLEEALNTELLTIRKKSSPKDIDKRKSCRFHLNRGHTTEECDALKDVIERLIRGGHLQKFVGAKKKSYQRKFSTQRNRTVISKGRTKTHAKS; this comes from the exons ATGGCGTTTTACACGGACAGTGACCCGGTTATATGCAGAGCATTCTCCTTGTCACTCAAGGACGAGGCATTAGAGTG GCAATACGCCTCCAATCAGAAACAGGAGATAACACCGGCGGAATTGGTAAACACCAAGCAGGAAAAGGACGAAACCTTGAAAGCCTTTATGAAAAGATATAATGAAGTCGCACGACGAGTTAAAGATGTTAATCACACTTTTAACATCGGCAATCTGCCTTCATGCCTAAGGCTAGGATATTTTGCTGAGAAATTGTATGCGCGACCACCAAAAATGATGGAAGAGCTCCAAGAAAGAGTGGTTGAATTCATCTCCATGGAGGATATGCGAATCTCACAAAGAAAGAAACAACAAGAAGTCTATGCAGGTGGAAACAAGAAAGAAAGCAGGCAGACATTCAACAGTAGTGACAACAACGGAGGTACGTTTCACAAGGATTTCGTCCGAACAACCAGGTATAATCATTACACTCCCCTCAACACACCCAGGGTAAAGGTTCTTGAGGAAGCTCTAAATACTGAACTTCTTACAATTCGGAAAAAGTCTTCTCCAAAAGACATTGACAAAAGGAAAAGCTGCCGGTTTCATCTAAACCGAGGACATACTACAGAGGAATGTGATGCATTAAAAGATGTGATAGAAAGGCTCATCCGAGGAGGCCATCTGCAGAAATTTGTAGGGGCAAAGAAAAAGTCCTATCAAAGAAAATTCTCAACACAGAGAAATCGAACGGTCATATCAAAGGGCCGAACGAAGACACATGCGAAGTCATAG